Part of the Desulfobacterales bacterium genome, TGACCCTGCCGCCCCGAATCACTGCGGCCACCGCCATGGACGCCCTGACCCATGCCGTTGAGGCCTATGTCTGCCTACAAAAAAATCCTGTCAGCGATGCGTTTGCACTGTCTGCCATCGAGCTGATTCGCGACAACCTGGTAAAAGTCGTCAAGGACGGAAAAAATGTGGGGGGACGTCTGGCCCTTGCCAACGCCGCCTGTCTGGCGGGGATCGCATTTTCAAACTCCATGGTGGGCATGATCCACGCTCTGGGACACGCCTGCGGCGGGGTTGCCGGCATTCCCCATGGTGTTGCCATGAGCATCTTTCTGCCCCACGGGCTGGAGTACAACCTGCATAAATCCGGCGACCATATTGCCCGGCTGCTGCTGCCGCTGGCCGGACGCCAGATTTATGCACAAACCCCGCCGGAGGGGATGCCCATCAAAACCATTGCAGCGATTCGCCAACTGCAGGAAGAATTGCACCAACTGGCGGGACTGCCTCGAACATTGAAGGAAGCCGGGGTCGCATCCGATATGCTGGCACAGATTGCTGAAACAGCCATTGGAGACGGGTCCGTGGTGTTCAACCCGGAAGAAATGGACCGGGACGATGCCTTGAAGGTGCTGCAGAAAGCCTACCAATGAACGGGTTTTATGTGTTTACCAGCAATCGTCTGGAGATCTTGGCCGAGCACCTGGCCCGGGTTGTCAGGGAACCGCTATCCGATCTGTTTTCCCCTGAGATCATCGTTGTGCAGAGCAGCGGCATACAGCGGTGGGTTTCCATGGCGCTTGCCCGGCACAACGGCATTTGCGCCAACACTTATTTCCCGTTTCCCAATCGTTTTCTGAACGACCTCTTTTCCAGGATGGATCCCGATTTGCCGGAAAAGTCCTTATTTGATCCCGGCGTTATGACCCTTCGCATCATGCAGCTACTGCCGGAATGTTTGGAGAATCCTGAATTTCAAAACTTACAGGCCTACCTGGCCGGTGATAAAAAAAAACTAAAACTGTATCAACTGGCACAGAAAATAGCCGACACATTTGATCAGTATCTGGTATTTCGTCCGGACATGATGTTCAGCTGGGAAGCGGGCAGGGCGGACCACTGGCAGGCGGTATTGTGGCGAAAGCTATCCATTGGTACGGAAGCCCGGCACCGGGCATCCTTGAGGGACGACCTGATGAATTGGATCCGAACACAACCGTCCGGCACCCGGGTGTTACCGGAACGCGTATCCATTTTCGGCATATCTTACCTCCCGCCCTTTCATCTGGAGGCACTGGAGGAAATATCCAAACAAATCCCCATATATTTCTATCTGATGAATCCCTGCAAGGAATACTGGGCCGATATTGTCTCCCAAAAAGAGAAGGTCCGATATCAGCGAAAAATGGCCGTCACCCGAGCCGGTGAAGAGCATGCAAACCTGCACCTGGAGAGTGGAAACCGGCTGCTGGCGTCATTGGGGGCACTGGGCCGGGATTTTTTCAGACGCATCAGCGCCACGGATTTCAATATGGATGATCGCTTCAGGGATCCCGGCCGCAACAGCCTGCTGACCGCTGTTCAGGCGGATCTTCTCGACTTGACAGAACCCGCAGCAATGGACAATTCAAGCACCGGTAATTCTGACGCTGATCGTTCGGTGCAGATACACGCCTGTCACAGCCCGATGCGCGAAGTTGAAGTTCTGTATGATCATCTCCTCGATATATTGGCGTCAGACCCGGGGTTGATGCCAAAGGACATCGTCGTCATGACGCCCGATATTGAGACGTATAGACCCTATATTCAGGCTGTTTTTGATATTCAGGATGATATCGGCGTGCGAATTCCTTTCACCATTGCGGACAGAAGCCTGAAAAGAGAAAGCCGGGCCATTGAAGCGTTTCTGTCGATTATGGATTTAAAGGACAGCCGTTTCGGCGCTGCCCGGATAGTGTCCTTGTTGGAATATGAAGTTGTCAGGGAAAAATTCGGACTTTCAGAGGCCGATCTGGAAACCGTTGTCCACTGGATTGTCGAGACCCATATCCGCTGGGGGCAGGATGCCGCCAGTCGCAGCGGATTCGGTTCCGCGGGCTTTTCGGAAAATTCCTGGCGCCAGGGTATCGACCGGCTTTTGCTGGGCTACAGCATGCCCGGTTATGAAAAAAACATGTTTCACGGCATCCTGCCCTATGACCCCATTGAAGGCGCAAACAGTCTGATACTGGGGAAATTTTTGGAATT contains:
- a CDS encoding iron-containing alcohol dehydrogenase, with the translated sequence MMPSYYEFYSPVKIVSGLKALENLPYELEHLGAVRPLIVSDRGVSQAGLTKFVFDAFSESAVSIGAVFDEVPPDSSLKVVTEAAAAFRANRCDSIVAVGGGSVIDTAKGANIVITEQSDDLAKFAGAELLKKPMKPLVVVPTTAGTGSEATLVTVIKDAARNVKMAFTSYHLMPNVAILDPRMTLTLPPRITAATAMDALTHAVEAYVCLQKNPVSDAFALSAIELIRDNLVKVVKDGKNVGGRLALANAACLAGIAFSNSMVGMIHALGHACGGVAGIPHGVAMSIFLPHGLEYNLHKSGDHIARLLLPLAGRQIYAQTPPEGMPIKTIAAIRQLQEELHQLAGLPRTLKEAGVASDMLAQIAETAIGDGSVVFNPEEMDRDDALKVLQKAYQ